From Triticum urartu cultivar G1812 chromosome 2, Tu2.1, whole genome shotgun sequence, a single genomic window includes:
- the LOC125539066 gene encoding general transcription factor 3C polypeptide 6-like: protein MAKEAEKDKQIAEEEEEEEEEEEYVLLELDDVHYSCIQPNAPYILSGLDTLTPTLVVGDGLKMIGEYEETVGTCYLFSESDAPPKPVHGEPAPPKENKDKQGRNIKEAPPKEVKHLTSVHKILKFRLTSEGRQEHRAYRYRDKEF, encoded by the exons ATGGCAAAGGAAGCTGAGAAAGATAAACAAATtgctgaggaggaggaggaggaggaagaagaagaagagtatgTCTTGCTAGAGTTAGATGATGTTCATTATTCCTGCATACAACCAAATGCCCCTTATATACTCTCT GGTTTGGATACATTGACTCCTACCTTGGTAGTAGGTGATGGCCTGAAGATG ATTGGAGAATACGAAGAAACGGTTGGCACATGCTATTTATTTTCAGAAAGTG ATGCTCCACCAAAACCTGTTCATGGAGAGCCGGCACCTCCCAAGGAAAACAAGGACAAGCAAGGCAGAAACATCAAGGAAGCACCGCCCAAGGAGGTGAAACATCTGACGAGCGTTCACAAGATCCTCAAATTCCGGTTGACCAGTGAGGGTCGTCAGGAGCACAGAGCATACCGATACAGGGACAAGGAGTTTTGA
- the LOC125539065 gene encoding probable polyol transporter 4 isoform X1 has product MTGMMESVKARPAKGGSEYRRVEPEEEEELDGAEWARRAEAGSRRRKTAERYVFTCALFASLNAILLGYDVGVMSGAIIYIQKDLHITEFQEEILVGCLSVISLLGSLSGGRTSDAIGRKWTMGLGAIIFQTGAAIMTFAPSFTVLMIGRLLAGVGIGFGAMISAVYIAEISPAAARGTLTSLPEICINLGILLGYVSNYAFSGLSEHISWRVMLGVGILPSVFIGVALFVIPESPRWLMMEKRVPEARAVLLQISESEAEVEERLAEIEEAANIMKSVNSEDKAVWRELLNPSPAVRRMLYAGCGIQLFQQITGIDATVYYSPTIFRDAGIKSDQELLAATVAVGFTKTIFILVAIFLIDKVGRKPLLYVSTIGMTVCLFALGTALTLRKHAEGLISPNLGIDMAIFAVCGNVAFFSIGMGPICWVLSSEIFPIRLRAQASALGQVGGRVGSGLVSMSFLSMARAISVGGMFFVFAAISTVSVVFVYFCVPETKGKTLEQIEIMFEGGKEWKGGGEVELEDTQHLMQGDKKAFSLG; this is encoded by the exons AtgacggggatgatggagtcggtGAAGGCGAGGCCGGCGAAGGGCGGCAGCGAGTACCGGCGGGtggagccggaggaggaggaggagctggACGGGGCGGAGTGGGCGCGCAGGGCCGAGGCGGGCAGCCGCCGGCGGAAGACGGCCGAGCGGTACGTCTTCACCTGCGCGCTCTTCGCCTCGCTCAACGCCATCCTCCTCGGCTACG ATGTCGGTGTCATGAGTGGCGCAATCATCTACATCCAGAAAGATCTCCACATCACCGAGTTTCAGGAAGAGATCCTAGTTGGTTGTCTAAGTGTGATCTCACTCTTGGGAAGCCTGTCAGGAGGAAGAACGTCCGATGCCATCGGCAGGAAATGGACAATGGGCCTTGGTGCGATCATCTTCCAGACCGGTGCAGCCATCATGACATTCGCTCCTTCGTTCACCGTGCTCATGATAGGGAGGCTTCTCGCCGGGGTGGGCATCGGCTTTGGCGCCATGATATCTGCCGTCTACATTGCCGAGATCTCCCCCGCGGCTGCCCGGGGGACTCTCACATCCCTCCCTGAGATCTGCATCAACTTGGGGATCCTTCTCGGCTACGTTTCCAATTATGCTTTCTCGGGCCTCTCCGAGCACATCAGTTGGAGGGTCATGCTTGGTGTCGGTATCCTCCCGTCTGTCTTCATCGGCGTCGCGCTTTTTGTGATCCCGGAGTCCCCCAGGTGGCTGATGATGGAGAAGAGAGTTCCAGAGGCCAGGGCGGTGTTGCTGCAGATAAGTGAATCGGAGGCTGAGGTTGAAGAAAGGCTGGCTGAGATTGAGGAAGCTGCAAATATCATGAAGTCGGTTAATTCTGAGGACAAGGCGGTGTGGAGGGAGCTGCTGAACCCTTCTCCGGCCGTTCGTCGGATGCTGTATGCTGGCTGTGGTATTCAGTTGTTCCAGCAGATCACTGGAATTGATGCTACTGTCTATTACAGCCCAACAATTTTCAGGGATGCTGGAATCAAGTCTGACCAGGAGCTTCTTGCAGCAACAGTTGCTGTTGGATTTACTAAAACGATTTTCATACTGGTTGCCATTTTCCTCATTGATAAAGTTGGGCGCAAACCGCTTCTGTATGTCAGCACCATTGGCATGACGGTCTGCCTATTTGCCTTGGGGACTGCACTTACATTGCGAAAGCATGCTGAGGGGCTTATTTCTCCAAATCTTGGGATTGATATGGCGATCTTTGCAGTTTGCGGGAATGTGGCATTCTTTTCGATCGGGATGGGACCGATATGCTGGGTGTTATCTTCAGAGATATTTCCTATAAGATTGCGAGCTCAGGCATCAGCACTTGGTCAAGTAGGTGGCAGAGTGGGCAGTGGCTTGGTTTCCATGTCGTTCCTCTCCATGGCCCGTGCTATATCCGTGGGGGGAATGTTCTTCGTCTTTGCAGCGATCTCGACCGTCTCCGTTGTGTTTGTGTACTTCTGTGTGCCGGAAACTAAAGGGAAAactctggagcagattgagataATGTTTGAAGGTGGCAAGGAGTGGAAAGGAGGTGGCGAGGTCGAGCTTGAAGATACACAGCATTTAATGCAGGGTGACAAGAAAGCTTTCTCTCTAGGTTGA
- the LOC125539065 gene encoding probable polyol transporter 4 isoform X2, whose protein sequence is MAGAADGRGSKYAALHPTDGPELDAAAVSRRRPSASERRSKERFVYGCAIFASLNAILLGYDVGVMSGAIIYIQKDLHITEFQEEILVGCLSVISLLGSLSGGRTSDAIGRKWTMGLGAIIFQTGAAIMTFAPSFTVLMIGRLLAGVGIGFGAMISAVYIAEISPAAARGTLTSLPEICINLGILLGYVSNYAFSGLSEHISWRVMLGVGILPSVFIGVALFVIPESPRWLMMEKRVPEARAVLLQISESEAEVEERLAEIEEAANIMKSVNSEDKAVWRELLNPSPAVRRMLYAGCGIQLFQQITGIDATVYYSPTIFRDAGIKSDQELLAATVAVGFTKTIFILVAIFLIDKVGRKPLLYVSTIGMTVCLFALGTALTLRKHAEGLISPNLGIDMAIFAVCGNVAFFSIGMGPICWVLSSEIFPIRLRAQASALGQVGGRVGSGLVSMSFLSMARAISVGGMFFVFAAISTVSVVFVYFCVPETKGKTLEQIEIMFEGGKEWKGGGEVELEDTQHLMQGDKKAFSLG, encoded by the exons ATGGCGGGCGCGGCCGACGGCAGGGGGAGCAAGTACGCGGCCCTCCATCCGACCGACGGGCCGGAGCTGGACGCGGCGGCGGTAAGCCGGAGGAGGCCCTCGGCGTCCGAGAGGAGGAGCAAGGAGAGGTTCGTGTACGGCTGCGCCATCTTCGCCTCGCTTAACGCCATCCTCCTCGGCTACG ATGTCGGTGTCATGAGTGGCGCAATCATCTACATCCAGAAAGATCTCCACATCACCGAGTTTCAGGAAGAGATCCTAGTTGGTTGTCTAAGTGTGATCTCACTCTTGGGAAGCCTGTCAGGAGGAAGAACGTCCGATGCCATCGGCAGGAAATGGACAATGGGCCTTGGTGCGATCATCTTCCAGACCGGTGCAGCCATCATGACATTCGCTCCTTCGTTCACCGTGCTCATGATAGGGAGGCTTCTCGCCGGGGTGGGCATCGGCTTTGGCGCCATGATATCTGCCGTCTACATTGCCGAGATCTCCCCCGCGGCTGCCCGGGGGACTCTCACATCCCTCCCTGAGATCTGCATCAACTTGGGGATCCTTCTCGGCTACGTTTCCAATTATGCTTTCTCGGGCCTCTCCGAGCACATCAGTTGGAGGGTCATGCTTGGTGTCGGTATCCTCCCGTCTGTCTTCATCGGCGTCGCGCTTTTTGTGATCCCGGAGTCCCCCAGGTGGCTGATGATGGAGAAGAGAGTTCCAGAGGCCAGGGCGGTGTTGCTGCAGATAAGTGAATCGGAGGCTGAGGTTGAAGAAAGGCTGGCTGAGATTGAGGAAGCTGCAAATATCATGAAGTCGGTTAATTCTGAGGACAAGGCGGTGTGGAGGGAGCTGCTGAACCCTTCTCCGGCCGTTCGTCGGATGCTGTATGCTGGCTGTGGTATTCAGTTGTTCCAGCAGATCACTGGAATTGATGCTACTGTCTATTACAGCCCAACAATTTTCAGGGATGCTGGAATCAAGTCTGACCAGGAGCTTCTTGCAGCAACAGTTGCTGTTGGATTTACTAAAACGATTTTCATACTGGTTGCCATTTTCCTCATTGATAAAGTTGGGCGCAAACCGCTTCTGTATGTCAGCACCATTGGCATGACGGTCTGCCTATTTGCCTTGGGGACTGCACTTACATTGCGAAAGCATGCTGAGGGGCTTATTTCTCCAAATCTTGGGATTGATATGGCGATCTTTGCAGTTTGCGGGAATGTGGCATTCTTTTCGATCGGGATGGGACCGATATGCTGGGTGTTATCTTCAGAGATATTTCCTATAAGATTGCGAGCTCAGGCATCAGCACTTGGTCAAGTAGGTGGCAGAGTGGGCAGTGGCTTGGTTTCCATGTCGTTCCTCTCCATGGCCCGTGCTATATCCGTGGGGGGAATGTTCTTCGTCTTTGCAGCGATCTCGACCGTCTCCGTTGTGTTTGTGTACTTCTGTGTGCCGGAAACTAAAGGGAAAactctggagcagattgagataATGTTTGAAGGTGGCAAGGAGTGGAAAGGAGGTGGCGAGGTCGAGCTTGAAGATACACAGCATTTAATGCAGGGTGACAAGAAAGCTTTCTCTCTAGGTTGA